A single window of Methanoregula sp. DNA harbors:
- a CDS encoding formylmethanofuran dehydrogenase subunit A, which produces MTELIIKNACVFDPMQNIHGDIMDIAIRDGRVVESVRNSADVIDAEGFLTLPGGIDSHSHVCGTKVNFGRYMSPEDMRAGRTARRGKMHVTSGYYVPTTYGNSYRYSAMGYTTVLEGAMAPLEARHTHEEFTATPHQDMLANTLFDGNWSIMEAVAKKDEQRAAAIVAWTLAAVKGFAIKLTNPGGTEAWGWGEDITGIRDTVPNFNVTPADIITTMMKANELLRLPHSVHIHCNNLGRPGNFRTTLETFDLVPDLNPNRQTLYATHVQFHAYGGTTWRDINSKASEIAQAVNAKPQIVMDMGQIMFGRTMTMTADGPMEFNLHCLHHNKWSNHDVELETGSGIIPVLYSKKSLVNCVMWAIGLELALFTKNPYQCLLATDNPNGAPFVKYPEIIGLLMSKRYRDEEFSTLHEGTEQRTSIAAIDREMDWNEIAIMTRAGQAKALGIALQGKGHLMPGAEADVAIYPIKCREVDPATEYRKVVEGFQKTRYTIKRGRVVARDGDVIVEGANSTFWVNPSVPDEHNMAHDKEFVKKFEEYYTVQMGNYPVQDVYLPRGRCIGTEADL; this is translated from the coding sequence ATGACCGAACTGATCATTAAAAATGCATGTGTCTTTGACCCGATGCAAAACATCCACGGCGATATCATGGACATTGCCATCCGTGACGGGCGGGTTGTAGAATCGGTCCGGAACAGTGCTGATGTGATCGATGCAGAAGGTTTTCTCACCCTGCCCGGGGGGATCGATTCGCACTCCCATGTCTGCGGCACCAAGGTGAACTTTGGCAGGTACATGAGCCCGGAGGATATGCGGGCGGGGAGGACGGCCCGGCGTGGGAAGATGCATGTCACCTCCGGCTATTATGTCCCCACCACGTACGGGAACAGCTACCGGTACAGCGCAATGGGGTATACCACCGTCCTTGAAGGGGCGATGGCGCCGCTTGAGGCACGGCACACCCATGAGGAATTTACCGCGACACCTCACCAGGACATGCTCGCAAACACGCTCTTTGACGGGAACTGGTCGATCATGGAGGCGGTGGCAAAAAAGGATGAACAACGGGCGGCTGCGATCGTTGCATGGACGCTTGCTGCAGTGAAGGGATTTGCCATCAAGCTGACAAACCCGGGTGGAACAGAAGCATGGGGGTGGGGTGAAGACATCACGGGTATCCGTGATACCGTACCTAACTTCAACGTGACTCCGGCAGATATTATCACAACGATGATGAAGGCAAATGAACTCCTCCGACTTCCTCACTCGGTCCACATTCACTGCAACAATCTTGGAAGGCCCGGGAATTTCCGGACCACGCTGGAAACGTTTGATCTTGTCCCGGATCTTAACCCGAACCGACAGACCCTGTATGCAACTCATGTACAGTTCCATGCATATGGCGGGACGACGTGGAGGGATATCAACTCAAAAGCCTCAGAGATTGCACAGGCGGTGAACGCAAAACCGCAGATTGTCATGGACATGGGACAGATCATGTTTGGCAGGACGATGACCATGACCGCTGACGGGCCGATGGAGTTCAACCTCCACTGCCTGCACCATAACAAATGGAGCAACCATGACGTGGAGCTGGAGACCGGCTCCGGCATTATTCCGGTACTCTACTCAAAAAAGAGCCTTGTGAACTGCGTGATGTGGGCGATCGGGCTTGAACTCGCGCTTTTTACCAAAAACCCGTACCAGTGCCTGCTCGCCACCGACAATCCGAACGGAGCCCCGTTTGTCAAATACCCCGAGATTATCGGCCTGCTGATGAGCAAACGGTACCGGGATGAGGAATTTTCCACGCTGCATGAGGGTACCGAACAGCGAACGTCAATTGCTGCAATCGACCGCGAAATGGACTGGAATGAGATTGCCATCATGACCCGTGCCGGGCAGGCAAAGGCGCTGGGTATCGCTCTGCAGGGCAAAGGGCACCTTATGCCCGGCGCGGAAGCTGATGTTGCTATTTACCCCATCAAGTGCCGCGAAGTCGACCCTGCAACCGAATACCGAAAGGTCGTCGAGGGGTTCCAGAAGACCCGGTATACGATCAAGCGCGGGAGAGTGGTCGCCCGCGATGGCGATGTGATTGTTGAGGGGGCAAACAGCACATTCTGGGTAAACCCCTCGGTCCCGGATGAACACAATATGGCACATGATAAAGAGTTTGTGAAAAAATTCGAGGAGTACTACACGGTGCAAATGGGGAACTACCCGGTGCAGGACGTGTATCTCCCGCGCGGCAGGTGCATTGGGACGGAGGCAGACCTGTGA
- a CDS encoding formylmethanofuran dehydrogenase subunit C, which yields MKVILETKARKKPFLPIEAESIIPRNFLNGTELTVFEGNKERRLSDIFRIFVEGTSVTPEKIEIVLKGDTSRIKRVGEYMDAGKITIAGDIGMHCGNFMSGGDIEVLGNADAWLGREMRGGNILCRGNAGHYCASGYRGEKTGMRGGRVEVLGNAGDCCAEYLTGGEVHIHGSCGDMAGVEMKGGQFIVEGNATRPCGNMKDGTCMIFGTVHEMLPTFEMIGTRVMTDRKVTMTVYKGDIANRGKGTLMIQK from the coding sequence GTGAAGGTGATCCTCGAGACCAAGGCGCGTAAAAAACCGTTCCTCCCAATTGAAGCCGAATCGATCATTCCGAGAAACTTCCTCAACGGTACAGAACTGACCGTATTTGAAGGAAACAAGGAGCGCAGGCTCTCTGACATATTCCGGATCTTTGTGGAAGGGACTTCAGTTACGCCGGAGAAGATTGAGATTGTTTTAAAGGGCGACACCTCGCGGATCAAACGGGTCGGGGAATACATGGATGCCGGAAAGATCACGATTGCCGGGGATATCGGGATGCATTGCGGGAATTTCATGAGCGGGGGCGATATTGAGGTTCTTGGCAATGCGGATGCATGGCTCGGGCGTGAGATGCGGGGGGGGAATATCCTGTGCCGGGGCAATGCCGGGCATTACTGTGCTTCCGGCTATCGCGGGGAGAAGACCGGTATGCGGGGCGGACGTGTCGAGGTGCTCGGCAATGCCGGTGACTGCTGCGCGGAATACCTGACCGGTGGCGAGGTACATATACACGGGAGCTGCGGAGACATGGCGGGCGTCGAGATGAAGGGAGGGCAGTTTATCGTTGAAGGCAATGCCACGCGCCCGTGCGGGAATATGAAGGACGGTACATGCATGATCTTCGGGACGGTTCACGAAATGCTTCCAACCTTTGAGATGATCGGAACCCGCGTGATGACCGACCGGAAGGTCACCATGACGGTGTATAAAGGCGATATCGCAAACCGGGGAAAGGGGACACTGATGATCCAAAAATAA
- a CDS encoding TIGR00266 family protein, with protein MKYEIFGDNLQMVKIDLPAGEGLFAEAGAMVNMSGNMQMESQLKGGIVSGLKRVLSGESLFLTKFSPVDTGGFVSFAGNVPGKIFPVKLGNGNEFIAQRDSFLACEESVNLDIALIKKIRSGLFGGEGFILQMLTGTGIVFLHCCGDIIELDLKEGEMVKVQTGLVVGFDSTVSYDIALAGGVTSIIFGGEGLFVTTLTGPGKVILQSMDIAKIASAIIPFLPKPKETSGK; from the coding sequence ATGAAATACGAAATTTTCGGAGATAACCTCCAGATGGTAAAAATTGATCTTCCTGCAGGCGAAGGGCTGTTTGCCGAAGCTGGTGCCATGGTAAACATGAGCGGGAACATGCAGATGGAGTCCCAGCTCAAAGGAGGGATTGTATCAGGGCTCAAACGCGTTCTGAGCGGTGAAAGCCTGTTCCTGACCAAATTTTCTCCGGTTGATACGGGCGGGTTTGTCTCATTTGCAGGAAATGTCCCTGGGAAAATTTTTCCGGTTAAATTAGGGAACGGTAATGAATTCATTGCCCAGCGCGACTCGTTTCTGGCATGCGAGGAGAGTGTAAACCTCGATATCGCCCTTATAAAAAAGATCAGGAGCGGGCTCTTCGGCGGCGAAGGCTTCATCCTCCAGATGCTTACGGGTACAGGTATAGTCTTTCTCCATTGCTGCGGGGATATTATCGAACTGGACTTAAAAGAGGGTGAGATGGTCAAGGTCCAGACCGGGCTTGTGGTCGGGTTTGACAGCACGGTCAGCTATGATATCGCGCTTGCAGGCGGGGTCACATCAATAATATTTGGCGGAGAGGGGCTCTTTGTGACTACGCTGACCGGGCCCGGAAAGGTCATACTCCAGTCCATGGATATCGCGAAGATCGCATCGGCGATCATCCCCTTCCTGCCCAAGCCAAAAGAGACATCGGGGAAATAA
- a CDS encoding NAD(P)/FAD-dependent oxidoreductase yields the protein MQKRMDRADVAVIGAGPAGLFCAIHAAEQDLHVLVLEKMQAPGRKLLLTGSGQCNITHDGEIRKFFSHYGNAGSFLKPALLAFTNRDIIRFFRGRGLEMEIREDGKVFPATRKSSDVLSILISECEKQKIPVCCGEPVQKIQKNEGVFVVTTPRRICHTTCLVIATGGASYPVTGSSGDGYCFAASMGHTIREIAPALTPLLIYDFPFSDLSGISFPSMHFSVWRHGKNLFHHTGDVLFTHTGISGPGILDRSRDIRPGDIVRLSFINPADHDGLSHAFNELADAHGTRRVKSVLSHYQIPDRLIKKILEITNIPNELTCAHLSAPLRSSLLGSLTGFPLTVGALGDLSVAMATRGGVTREEVNQKTMESRIVKNLYFAGEVLDIDGDTGGYNIQSAYSTGMLAAQSIRKKCSSL from the coding sequence ATGCAGAAAAGAATGGACCGGGCCGATGTCGCAGTTATAGGAGCAGGGCCGGCCGGACTCTTCTGTGCAATCCATGCAGCAGAACAGGATCTCCATGTTCTGGTCCTCGAGAAGATGCAGGCGCCCGGAAGAAAACTCCTCCTTACCGGATCCGGGCAATGCAACATCACCCATGATGGGGAGATACGGAAATTTTTCTCCCATTACGGGAATGCAGGGTCGTTTTTAAAACCTGCCCTTCTTGCCTTCACCAACCGCGACATCATAAGATTCTTTCGAGGACGCGGACTTGAAATGGAGATACGCGAAGACGGTAAGGTGTTTCCTGCAACCCGGAAATCTTCAGATGTGCTTTCAATACTCATCTCAGAATGCGAAAAACAAAAAATTCCTGTTTGCTGCGGGGAACCTGTACAGAAGATCCAAAAAAATGAAGGAGTTTTTGTCGTTACGACACCCCGGCGTATCTGCCATACCACCTGCCTTGTAATAGCAACGGGTGGTGCATCCTATCCGGTAACGGGATCTTCGGGCGACGGGTACTGTTTTGCTGCAAGCATGGGGCATACCATAAGGGAAATCGCCCCTGCACTTACACCCTTACTTATTTATGACTTCCCGTTTTCTGACCTCTCGGGAATATCATTTCCCTCAATGCATTTTTCTGTCTGGAGACATGGAAAAAACTTATTCCACCATACCGGCGATGTTCTTTTTACACACACCGGCATATCCGGGCCAGGGATCCTCGACCGTTCGCGGGATATCCGGCCCGGGGATATTGTCCGGCTTTCATTTATAAATCCTGCAGATCATGATGGATTATCTCATGCGTTCAATGAACTGGCAGATGCACATGGGACACGCCGGGTTAAATCGGTTTTATCGCATTATCAGATACCGGACCGCCTGATTAAAAAAATCCTAGAAATTACCAATATTCCCAATGAACTTACCTGTGCCCATCTTTCCGCACCGCTCCGCTCATCGTTATTGGGCAGTCTTACCGGATTCCCCCTGACGGTTGGCGCTCTCGGAGACTTGTCTGTAGCGATGGCAACAAGGGGGGGTGTCACGCGTGAAGAGGTAAACCAGAAAACCATGGAGTCCCGGATCGTAAAAAACCTGTATTTTGCCGGTGAGGTTCTCGATATTGATGGCGACACCGGCGGTTATAATATCCAGTCTGCATATTCAACAGGTATGCTTGCAGCACAGAGCATCAGGAAAAAATGTTCTTCTTTATAA
- a CDS encoding DNA helicase PriA codes for MQRHACGFEEQIYCRRCKIPLEYDAFRGLFCPRCRRPVTMICPRCGQRW; via the coding sequence ATGCAGAGGCATGCATGCGGGTTTGAAGAGCAGATCTATTGCCGGCGCTGCAAGATACCTCTGGAATATGACGCGTTCCGCGGCCTCTTCTGTCCGCGGTGCCGCCGCCCTGTCACAATGATCTGTCCAAGATGCGGGCAGCGGTGGTAA
- a CDS encoding DUF1922 domain-containing protein, with protein sequence MFVIIRCPGCRTFTYVDRFQRWKLCPVCGQAYEVSRVPAYLEVEDYIEAEHIVRQLEQYLHSMKRKDLTPEEMEDLRRQYATWVRKKV encoded by the coding sequence ATGTTTGTTATAATCCGGTGCCCCGGTTGCCGGACATTTACGTACGTGGACCGGTTCCAGCGCTGGAAACTCTGCCCGGTCTGCGGACAGGCTTATGAAGTCAGTCGCGTTCCAGCGTATCTCGAAGTGGAGGATTATATCGAAGCAGAACATATCGTTCGTCAGCTTGAACAGTACCTTCATTCGATGAAACGCAAGGACCTCACACCTGAAGAAATGGAGGACCTGCGCCGGCAGTATGCCACCTGGGTCCGGAAAAAAGTCTGA
- a CDS encoding coenzyme F420-0:L-glutamate ligase: protein MEEITVIGVHGLPIIHKGDDIPALICSRQAIYDGDILCIASTIYSKSKGYTRPLSDISPSDRAESLAKLNGEDPRFVQAVLDASADIIMEHPFILSELNSGHIGVRAGVDQSNIEDGMVIFLPADPMKAADEVRLEINKISGKDIGVIITDTCGRSFRRGQTGNAIGWSGMHAIRDFRGDVDLFGHVLKITEEAVVDEIAGFANFVMGESNNGVPAVIFRNCPQWSGHDNLYFTKDEDITRKLLKKEMCQ from the coding sequence ATGGAAGAAATTACCGTGATCGGTGTCCACGGGCTGCCGATCATTCACAAGGGCGATGACATCCCTGCACTCATCTGCAGCCGGCAGGCAATTTATGACGGGGACATTCTTTGCATCGCATCGACCATTTATTCAAAATCAAAAGGTTATACCCGGCCCCTTTCTGATATCAGCCCATCGGACCGGGCAGAGAGCCTCGCAAAACTCAATGGGGAGGACCCCCGCTTTGTACAGGCAGTCCTCGATGCATCTGCTGATATCATCATGGAGCACCCGTTCATCCTATCAGAGCTGAATTCCGGGCATATCGGGGTGCGTGCGGGTGTCGACCAAAGCAATATCGAGGATGGGATGGTAATCTTCCTTCCGGCGGATCCGATGAAAGCGGCCGACGAAGTCCGTTTGGAGATTAATAAAATATCCGGTAAAGATATTGGTGTTATTATTACGGATACCTGCGGCAGATCATTCCGGCGCGGGCAGACCGGCAACGCCATAGGTTGGAGCGGGATGCATGCCATCCGCGACTTCCGTGGGGACGTTGACCTGTTCGGTCATGTGTTGAAGATAACGGAAGAAGCGGTCGTGGATGAGATCGCAGGGTTTGCAAATTTTGTCATGGGTGAGAGCAATAACGGTGTTCCGGCAGTAATCTTCCGCAATTGCCCGCAGTGGAGCGGGCATGATAACCTTTACTTTACAAAGGATGAGGATATCACGCGAAAGCTCTTAAAAAAAGAGATGTGTCAGTAG
- a CDS encoding preprotein translocase subunit Sec61beta, translating into MAKKQGGRLMSSAGLVNYYDSEDRRAVHISPVVVMVASAAIGLFILILNIVY; encoded by the coding sequence ATGGCAAAGAAACAGGGTGGAAGACTGATGTCCTCTGCGGGGCTCGTGAATTATTACGACAGCGAGGACCGTCGGGCAGTGCACATCAGTCCTGTGGTCGTCATGGTGGCATCTGCTGCCATTGGCTTGTTCATTTTAATCCTCAACATTGTCTACTGA
- a CDS encoding amidohydrolase family protein, translated as MNMERPLVISGKAFIGDELTLMPVDIVIEQGIITAIEENDKSSDVWICPALFDAHTHLGDTIAMDCAHSGNLVELVTPPSGLKHRLLSAASYHGLVHAMRSSIGGMIRRGTAGCADFREGGPEGVKALREAFTGQNFRCMIFGRDGGEYISDGLGISSARDVQGIEQLVAKARKENKKIAFHAGEKDSGDVEAALSFNPDLIIHGTHATRQQLRECAERRIPIAICPRSNWTLGVTISPNLPPVSLMLELGCQVFLGTDNVMFTEPDMLTEMAFVRTIYRIEPAEVMRMAVAGSSLCGDPFFIRVGARANLFSLDPRYSNLRFSKNPIESIVKRAESCNIGTNVFNS; from the coding sequence ATGAACATGGAACGCCCGCTGGTCATTTCCGGAAAGGCATTCATCGGGGATGAGTTGACCCTTATGCCGGTAGATATCGTTATCGAACAGGGAATCATCACCGCAATCGAGGAGAATGACAAATCTTCTGATGTCTGGATCTGTCCGGCGCTCTTTGACGCCCATACACACCTTGGCGACACCATTGCAATGGACTGTGCACACTCCGGCAACCTTGTTGAACTTGTCACACCTCCATCCGGCCTGAAGCACCGGTTGCTTTCTGCCGCTTCTTATCACGGCCTTGTCCATGCAATGCGTTCCAGTATTGGCGGGATGATCAGGCGGGGAACTGCGGGTTGTGCGGATTTCCGCGAGGGCGGTCCTGAAGGTGTGAAAGCGTTGCGGGAGGCATTCACGGGACAGAATTTCCGGTGTATGATATTCGGGAGGGATGGTGGCGAGTATATTTCTGACGGACTAGGCATCAGCAGTGCACGTGACGTTCAGGGAATCGAACAACTCGTTGCAAAAGCCCGTAAGGAAAATAAAAAAATTGCATTCCATGCAGGTGAAAAAGATTCCGGTGATGTTGAAGCAGCGCTGTCGTTTAATCCGGACCTCATCATCCATGGGACACACGCAACCCGCCAACAGCTCCGGGAATGTGCAGAACGCAGGATACCGATCGCCATATGTCCGCGATCAAACTGGACACTGGGTGTCACCATCTCCCCGAATCTCCCGCCGGTTTCGCTTATGCTTGAGCTCGGATGCCAGGTATTCCTTGGGACCGATAATGTGATGTTTACAGAACCCGATATGCTCACTGAGATGGCATTTGTCCGCACCATCTACCGGATTGAGCCTGCCGAAGTGATGAGGATGGCTGTGGCTGGTTCAAGTCTGTGCGGTGATCCGTTTTTCATAAGGGTTGGCGCGCGGGCTAACCTGTTTTCCCTTGATCCCCGGTACTCAAACCTGCGCTTCTCAAAAAATCCTATTGAAAGTATTGTAAAACGGGCTGAATCCTGTAACATCGGGACAAATGTTTTTAATTCATAA
- a CDS encoding universal stress protein: MFSNILAAIDGSKASEQAFACAVEEAGLHGAKLHVVYVVETGLFSSLPTDNTVEIMFTVLEKEGEDVLKRAKTYAHDKGIVVTTHLRQGHAGNEIITLAEQQKADLILVGSHGKSKTDRLLLGSVSNYVVTHGIITTLVVRS, from the coding sequence GTGTTCTCTAATATCCTTGCTGCAATCGATGGCTCCAAAGCAAGCGAACAGGCATTTGCCTGTGCAGTCGAGGAGGCCGGTCTTCATGGTGCAAAACTCCATGTCGTATATGTGGTGGAAACTGGGCTTTTTTCCTCCCTCCCCACGGATAACACGGTTGAGATCATGTTCACTGTTCTGGAAAAAGAGGGAGAGGACGTTTTAAAAAGAGCAAAAACCTATGCTCATGACAAAGGCATAGTTGTTACTACGCACCTAAGGCAGGGTCATGCAGGCAATGAGATCATCACCCTTGCCGAACAACAGAAAGCGGATCTTATTCTGGTCGGTTCACATGGTAAAAGCAAAACGGACCGGCTCTTGCTTGGCAGTGTCAGCAACTATGTCGTCACACATGGCATAATCACGACCCTGGTGGTGAGATCATAA
- a CDS encoding CBS domain-containing protein, translated as MTSDVVHVEIPGNRDDVLKILKRTGISGVPVLKSKKLVGIITRKDLLQKPEETQLGLLMTTKPVTISPDAEISEAARLLVTRKIRRLPVVENGKLVGLLSVADMIHAIAQMKIKEEIKDVYMSQTFALWEETPLPVVGRVMEISGVDAIPILDAESRLQGIISERDLIRNSTIEDSVGVSDFSNGTDDDEWTWESIRDMHTLSYSISKVQLPDRPVKTAMVKNVVAVPQNAEVSECALKMRRARVDQLPVINGDKRLVAMLYDRELLKALCRSAE; from the coding sequence ATGACATCCGATGTTGTGCATGTAGAAATCCCGGGCAACCGGGACGATGTCTTAAAAATTCTCAAAAGGACAGGAATATCCGGCGTCCCGGTGCTGAAAAGCAAGAAACTTGTCGGCATCATCACCCGGAAGGACCTTTTGCAGAAGCCTGAGGAGACCCAGCTCGGGCTGCTGATGACAACAAAACCGGTCACAATCTCCCCGGATGCAGAGATCAGCGAGGCTGCCCGCCTGCTGGTCACCCGCAAGATCCGCCGTCTTCCGGTCGTGGAAAATGGTAAACTTGTTGGCCTTCTTTCCGTTGCCGACATGATCCATGCAATCGCCCAGATGAAGATTAAGGAAGAAATCAAGGACGTATATATGAGCCAGACCTTCGCCCTCTGGGAAGAGACCCCGCTGCCGGTTGTCGGCAGGGTGATGGAGATTTCCGGTGTGGATGCAATCCCGATCCTTGATGCGGAGAGCAGGTTGCAGGGCATAATTTCAGAGCGGGATCTCATAAGGAACTCAACCATTGAAGACTCAGTCGGTGTGAGCGACTTTTCCAATGGCACAGATGATGATGAATGGACCTGGGAGAGTATCCGGGACATGCATACTTTAAGTTACAGCATCTCAAAGGTGCAGTTGCCTGACCGTCCTGTAAAGACTGCAATGGTAAAAAACGTTGTTGCGGTTCCGCAGAATGCAGAGGTGAGTGAATGTGCATTAAAGATGCGCAGGGCGCGGGTTGACCAGTTGCCGGTGATTAATGGCGACAAACGACTTGTTGCGATGCTGTACGACCGCGAACTCTTAAAGGCCCTCTGCAGATCTGCAGAATAA
- the psmB gene encoding archaeal proteasome endopeptidase complex subunit beta: MPEQYQESMKGTTTVGLVFSDGVILATEKRATMGYMIASKKAKKVYQVADRIGMTTAGGVGDAQQLARILTVECSLFQIRRSRPITVGAASTLLSNYLNQNRYFPYYVQLLVGGVDEHGPGVYSVDALGGSTKEEEIVSTGSGSPMAYGVLEDRFKSKMTEDEAIDLAIRALKAAMKRDAGSGEGVHVVVITKDRYQELDEATLKKYLAKTPA; this comes from the coding sequence ATGCCTGAACAGTACCAGGAGTCTATGAAGGGGACAACCACCGTCGGACTGGTCTTTTCCGACGGTGTTATCCTTGCCACGGAGAAACGGGCGACCATGGGATACATGATCGCAAGTAAAAAAGCAAAGAAGGTGTACCAGGTCGCCGACCGCATCGGCATGACAACCGCGGGTGGTGTGGGTGATGCCCAGCAGCTTGCACGGATCCTCACCGTGGAATGCAGTTTGTTCCAGATCCGGAGATCACGCCCGATCACGGTGGGAGCTGCATCGACGCTGCTGTCCAACTATCTCAACCAGAACCGTTACTTCCCGTATTATGTCCAGCTCCTGGTCGGAGGCGTGGATGAACACGGACCCGGTGTATATTCTGTTGATGCACTTGGCGGGTCGACAAAAGAAGAAGAGATCGTTTCAACCGGCTCGGGTTCGCCCATGGCATATGGGGTGCTCGAAGACCGTTTCAAATCAAAAATGACCGAGGATGAGGCAATTGATCTTGCCATCCGGGCATTAAAAGCCGCCATGAAGCGGGATGCCGGTTCCGGGGAAGGTGTCCATGTGGTCGTGATAACAAAAGACCGATACCAGGAGCTGGACGAGGCAACCCTTAAAAAATACCTCGCCAAAACCCCTGCATAA